Proteins encoded together in one Mycobacterium noviomagense window:
- a CDS encoding 3-hydroxyacyl-CoA dehydrogenase: protein MEIKDAVALVTGGASGLGLATTKRFLDAGAQVVVLDIRGEEVVRELGDRARFAPADVTDEAAVTTALDLAETMGPLRIVVNCAGTGNAIRVLGKDGVFPLDAFRKVVDVNLIGTFNVLRLGAERIAKTELVGEERGVIINTASVAAFDGQIGQAAYSASKGGVVGMTLPIARDLASKAIRVVTIAPGLFDTPLLAGLPEPAKESLGKQVPHPSRLGKPDEYGALAVHIVENPMLNGEVIRLDGAIRMAPR from the coding sequence GTGGAGATCAAAGACGCCGTCGCACTCGTCACCGGTGGTGCATCTGGCCTGGGCTTGGCGACCACAAAGCGGTTCCTCGATGCCGGCGCCCAAGTGGTCGTCCTCGACATCAGAGGTGAAGAGGTTGTGCGCGAACTCGGCGATCGGGCACGTTTCGCGCCGGCTGACGTCACCGACGAAGCCGCCGTCACCACCGCCCTCGACCTGGCCGAGACGATGGGTCCGCTACGCATCGTCGTCAACTGCGCCGGCACCGGAAACGCGATTCGGGTGCTGGGCAAGGATGGCGTCTTCCCGCTGGATGCGTTCCGCAAGGTCGTCGACGTCAACCTGATCGGAACGTTCAACGTGCTTCGCCTGGGCGCCGAACGGATCGCCAAAACCGAGCTGGTGGGCGAGGAGCGCGGCGTCATCATCAACACCGCATCGGTGGCGGCGTTCGACGGCCAGATCGGCCAGGCCGCCTACTCGGCGTCCAAGGGCGGTGTGGTCGGCATGACGCTGCCGATCGCCCGCGACCTGGCCAGCAAGGCCATCCGGGTGGTCACCATCGCGCCCGGACTCTTCGACACCCCACTGTTGGCCGGTCTGCCGGAGCCGGCCAAGGAGTCGCTCGGTAAGCAGGTGCCGCACCCCAGCCGGTTGGGCAAGCCGGACGAATACGGGGCGCTGGCCGTGCACATCGTCGAAAACCCGATGCTCAACGGCGAAGTGATCCGCCTCGACGGCGCCATCCGGATGGCGCCGCGGTAA